A single genomic interval of Amycolatopsis albispora harbors:
- a CDS encoding serine/threonine-protein kinase, translated as MTGDVSGDLTGRRLGNYRIDGVLGKGGMSVMYRATDVRLGRKVALKVIGEHLGADAEFRERFVDEARSTSAIDHANVVPLYDFGELDGMLYIAMRLVDGKDLAGLINGAPMAPERALGLLEQVADALDTLHDRGLVHLDVKPANVLVTSRESAREHVYVADFGLTRRGATGHRTRGGDFLGSPTYAAPEHLRGEPLDGRTDQYALACVLYACLTGSPPFKGDVPAVIKGHLQAEPPSVSRVVSLPSAIDAVVRKGMAKSAADRYGSCVELIAAARRALETAPPVTGPPSQPQPVPTGPPSQPQPVAVSAPAQQSAPQRPQGEGARMHPYGQGGPQQPQQQPPPGYGPPQGMPPQQQGMPQGMPPQGPPPGYGGPPPGYGQGMPPQGMPPQGMPPQGPPPGYGQPGDPMRLRPPSPAGMSPWEEKKSGGGKAWLIWLIVGLVVVAGGIVLVLVLTSGDDSSGGTPTDRGTNQPAPSIPVGEGPATGQPGETGGNKPPPTSIPIKPGG; from the coding sequence GTGACAGGCGATGTGTCGGGGGACCTCACCGGTCGCCGGCTGGGCAACTACCGCATTGACGGGGTGCTCGGCAAGGGCGGCATGAGCGTGATGTACCGGGCCACCGACGTGCGACTGGGTCGCAAGGTGGCGTTGAAGGTGATCGGCGAGCACCTGGGCGCCGACGCCGAGTTCCGCGAGCGGTTCGTCGACGAGGCGCGCAGCACCTCGGCGATCGACCACGCCAACGTCGTGCCGTTGTACGACTTCGGTGAGCTCGACGGAATGCTGTACATCGCCATGCGCCTGGTCGACGGCAAGGACCTGGCCGGGCTGATCAACGGCGCGCCGATGGCGCCCGAACGCGCGCTCGGCCTGCTCGAGCAGGTTGCCGACGCACTGGACACGCTGCACGACCGCGGCCTGGTGCACCTCGACGTGAAACCGGCGAACGTGCTGGTCACCAGCCGCGAATCGGCCCGTGAGCACGTCTACGTCGCCGACTTCGGGCTGACCCGCCGCGGGGCCACCGGGCACCGCACGCGCGGCGGTGACTTCCTCGGCTCGCCGACCTACGCCGCGCCCGAGCACCTGCGCGGGGAGCCGCTGGACGGGCGCACCGACCAGTACGCGCTGGCCTGCGTGCTCTACGCCTGCCTGACCGGCAGCCCGCCGTTCAAGGGCGACGTGCCCGCGGTGATCAAGGGACACCTGCAGGCGGAGCCGCCGTCGGTGTCGCGGGTGGTCTCGCTGCCGTCCGCGATCGACGCGGTGGTCCGCAAGGGCATGGCCAAGAGCGCCGCCGACCGGTACGGCAGCTGCGTCGAGCTGATCGCCGCCGCCCGTCGCGCGCTGGAAACCGCGCCGCCGGTCACCGGGCCGCCGTCGCAGCCGCAGCCGGTGCCCACCGGACCGCCGTCGCAACCGCAACCGGTTGCCGTCAGCGCGCCGGCGCAGCAGAGTGCACCTCAACGACCACAGGGTGAGGGGGCCCGGATGCACCCGTACGGACAAGGCGGTCCTCAGCAGCCGCAGCAGCAACCGCCGCCCGGCTACGGGCCGCCGCAGGGCATGCCGCCGCAGCAGCAGGGCATGCCGCAGGGCATGCCACCGCAGGGCCCGCCGCCCGGCTACGGCGGTCCGCCGCCCGGTTACGGCCAGGGCATGCCGCCCCAGGGAATGCCGCCGCAGGGCATGCCTCCCCAGGGACCCCCGCCCGGATACGGCCAGCCTGGCGACCCGATGCGGTTGCGGCCGCCGTCGCCGGCGGGCATGTCCCCGTGGGAGGAGAAGAAGAGCGGCGGCGGCAAGGCGTGGCTGATCTGGCTGATCGTCGGCTTGGTGGTGGTCGCCGGCGGCATCGTGCTGGTGCTCGTGCTCACCAGCGGCGACGACTCCAGCGGCGGCACGCCGACCGATCGCGGCACCAACCAGCCCGCGCCGTCCATCCCGGTCGGTGAGGGCCCGGCGACCGGGCAGCCAGGGGAGACCGGCGGCAACAAGCCGCCGCCCACCTCGATCCCGATCAAGCCGGGCGGCTGA
- a CDS encoding cold-shock protein: protein MAVGTVKWFNSEKGYGFIECSDGPDVFVHYSAIQADGFRTLDEGDRVEFEVQSGRDGRSQAADVRKVS from the coding sequence GTGGCGGTCGGCACGGTCAAGTGGTTCAACTCGGAAAAGGGCTACGGCTTCATCGAGTGCTCGGACGGTCCCGATGTGTTCGTGCACTACTCGGCGATCCAGGCCGACGGATTCCGCACCCTGGACGAGGGGGACCGGGTCGAATTCGAGGTCCAGTCGGGCCGGGACGGGCGCAGCCAGGCCGCCGACGTCCGCAAGGTCTCCTGA
- a CDS encoding AIM24 family protein: MRVHTRHTPAFGVARVVLGPGEAVQAAAEALLASSFGVAPSAPARKGGPVVFTAPAEGGWVDLAPKRAGDVYPLEFDGTQGWCVAKDAVLGRPAGVRRDQHWPALQSLFGGDAGFLDHYGGVGPLILSCTGPVEVFSLDPGEIVTVMPGFLVAYPDSVQVRLRAIDPAGPQSVRTGEGLALDFAGPGRVLVQARSTR; this comes from the coding sequence ATGCGGGTGCACACGCGGCACACGCCCGCCTTCGGCGTCGCCAGGGTCGTGCTCGGTCCTGGCGAGGCCGTGCAGGCGGCCGCGGAAGCGTTGCTGGCCAGTAGTTTCGGGGTGGCGCCGAGCGCGCCGGCCCGCAAGGGCGGCCCGGTGGTGTTCACCGCGCCCGCCGAGGGCGGCTGGGTCGACCTGGCGCCGAAGCGGGCCGGTGACGTCTATCCGCTGGAGTTCGACGGCACGCAGGGCTGGTGCGTGGCGAAGGACGCGGTGCTCGGCCGTCCGGCGGGGGTGCGCCGGGACCAGCACTGGCCCGCGCTGCAGTCGCTGTTCGGCGGCGACGCCGGGTTCCTCGACCACTACGGCGGGGTCGGGCCGCTGATCCTGAGCTGCACCGGGCCGGTCGAGGTGTTCAGCCTGGACCCCGGCGAGATCGTCACGGTGATGCCGGGCTTCCTGGTCGCCTACCCGGACAGCGTGCAGGTGCGGTTGCGCGCGATCGACCCGGCGGGGCCGCAGTCGGTGCGCACCGGCGAGGGGCTGGCACTCGATTTCGCCGGGCCGGGACGGGTGCTCGTGCAGGCCCGCAGCACGCGGTAG
- a CDS encoding TIGR00266 family protein, with the protein MQVNVRQQPSFAVARLMLAPGEPAQVEAGAMMATSYGVQVQSKAQGGIMKGLGRAFLSGESFFISTFTAPQNGGWVDVAANLPGDIQVINLDGRTGWCVTKGSWLASSHAVTTETRWGGFGNLVGGEGGFLTHAHGQGQLVVACYGALETVTLQPGEVVTIDSGHVVAYADTVQTQTRKVASGIMQSIKSGEGLVFDFAGPGQVLTQTRNPSALAAWVVAQVPQR; encoded by the coding sequence ATGCAGGTCAATGTCCGCCAGCAGCCGTCGTTCGCGGTCGCCAGGCTGATGCTCGCACCGGGCGAACCGGCCCAGGTCGAGGCGGGCGCGATGATGGCGACCAGCTACGGGGTGCAGGTCCAGTCCAAGGCGCAGGGCGGGATCATGAAGGGGCTGGGCCGGGCGTTCCTCTCCGGGGAGTCGTTCTTCATCTCGACCTTCACCGCCCCGCAGAACGGCGGCTGGGTGGACGTGGCGGCGAACCTGCCCGGTGACATCCAGGTGATCAATCTCGACGGCCGCACCGGCTGGTGTGTGACCAAGGGCTCATGGCTGGCCTCCTCGCACGCGGTGACCACGGAGACCCGCTGGGGCGGCTTCGGCAACCTCGTCGGCGGCGAAGGCGGCTTCCTCACCCACGCGCACGGCCAGGGCCAGCTGGTGGTGGCCTGCTACGGCGCGCTGGAGACGGTCACGCTGCAGCCGGGGGAAGTGGTCACCATCGACTCCGGGCACGTGGTCGCCTACGCCGACACCGTGCAGACGCAGACCCGCAAGGTGGCCAGCGGCATCATGCAGTCGATCAAGAGCGGGGAGGGCCTGGTGTTCGACTTCGCCGGGCCGGGCCAGGTGCTGACCCAGACCCGCAACCCGTCGGCGCTCGCGGCGTGGGTCGTCGCGCAGGTGCCGCAGCGGTAA
- the glp gene encoding gephyrin-like molybdotransferase Glp produces MVRVISVEHHRAEATALLGTRTPVRLPVAGCAGLILAEDVTADVSLPPFDNSAMDGYAVRAVDVAGASEDSPVELPVAEDIPAGRVDSPPLLPGTAHRIMTGAPMPPGADTVVMVEKTDGGTETVRVFAAVPPGNHLRRTGEDVQRGTTALTRGTLLGPAQVGLAAAVGLDSLVVYTPPRVLVVSTGTELVTAPNPLKHGQIYESNSVMLVAALRALGCEVETVRSVVDDVDEFRAVIEPKLAAADLLITSGGVSAGAYEVVKDALTGAGVEFRKVAMQPGGPQGLGRWNGVPVLTLPGNPVSSLVSFEVFVRPAVLASMGHSIVDRPRVRAKLTEALRSPAGKVQFRRGFYSHVDGEVTGEVGPRGGPGSHLLAAFAQANCLIVLPEEVTEAPQGAEVNVLLL; encoded by the coding sequence ATGGTCCGCGTGATCTCCGTCGAACACCATCGCGCCGAGGCGACCGCCCTGCTCGGCACCAGGACCCCGGTGCGGCTGCCGGTGGCCGGATGCGCGGGGCTGATCCTCGCCGAGGACGTGACAGCCGACGTCTCCCTGCCACCGTTCGACAACTCCGCGATGGACGGCTACGCGGTGCGCGCGGTCGACGTGGCCGGGGCGAGCGAGGACAGCCCGGTGGAGCTGCCGGTCGCCGAGGACATCCCGGCGGGCCGGGTGGATTCGCCGCCGCTGCTGCCCGGCACCGCGCACCGGATCATGACCGGCGCCCCGATGCCGCCGGGCGCGGACACCGTGGTGATGGTGGAGAAAACCGACGGCGGCACGGAAACCGTGCGGGTGTTCGCCGCCGTGCCACCGGGCAACCACCTGCGGCGCACCGGTGAGGACGTGCAGCGCGGCACCACCGCGCTGACCCGCGGCACGCTGCTCGGACCGGCGCAGGTCGGGCTGGCCGCCGCGGTCGGGCTGGATTCGCTGGTGGTGTACACGCCGCCGCGCGTGCTCGTGGTGTCCACCGGTACCGAACTGGTCACCGCGCCGAACCCGTTGAAGCACGGGCAGATCTACGAGTCGAACAGCGTGATGCTGGTGGCCGCGCTGCGGGCGCTCGGCTGCGAGGTGGAGACCGTGCGCAGCGTGGTCGACGACGTGGACGAGTTCCGCGCGGTGATCGAGCCGAAGCTGGCCGCCGCGGACCTGCTGATCACCTCGGGCGGGGTGAGCGCGGGCGCGTACGAGGTGGTCAAGGACGCGCTGACCGGCGCGGGCGTGGAGTTCCGGAAGGTGGCCATGCAGCCGGGCGGGCCGCAGGGGCTCGGCCGCTGGAACGGCGTGCCGGTGCTCACCCTGCCCGGCAACCCGGTGAGCAGCCTGGTCTCCTTCGAGGTCTTCGTCCGGCCCGCGGTGCTCGCGTCGATGGGGCATTCCATCGTGGACCGCCCGAGGGTGCGCGCGAAGCTGACCGAAGCGCTGCGTTCCCCGGCGGGCAAGGTGCAGTTCCGGCGTGGTTTCTACTCGCACGTCGACGGCGAGGTGACCGGTGAGGTCGGCCCGCGCGGTGGCCCCGGTTCGCACCTGCTGGCCGCGTTCGCGCAGGCCAACTGCCTGATCGTGCTGCCGGAGGAGGTCACCGAGGCACCGCAGGGCGCCGAGGTGAACGTTCTCCTGCTGTGA
- a CDS encoding phosphatidylserine decarboxylase, translating to MSANAPANPIKHAITLARETVPPMHRAGRPFVLGGLAATLVLRRFSKPLGLLAGLGTVATAAFFREPTRVPPTRSGLVLGAADGLVSLIEEATPPPELGLPAEPRMRVSVFLSVFDVHVQRAPASGVVEKVAYRPGKFLSADLDKASDDNERNSLLLRTEDGHEIVVVQIAGLVARRILCEVGDGEKVRAGDTYGLIRFGSRVDTYLPPGSKVLVSKGQRTIGGETPIAELPV from the coding sequence ATGAGCGCCAACGCGCCCGCCAACCCGATCAAGCACGCGATCACCCTCGCCCGCGAGACCGTGCCGCCGATGCACCGCGCCGGGCGCCCGTTCGTGCTGGGCGGCCTCGCCGCCACCCTGGTGCTGCGCCGGTTCTCCAAGCCGCTCGGCCTGCTCGCCGGACTCGGCACGGTGGCCACCGCCGCCTTCTTCCGCGAGCCGACCCGCGTGCCGCCCACCCGCTCCGGCCTGGTGCTGGGCGCCGCCGACGGCCTGGTCTCACTGATCGAGGAGGCCACGCCGCCGCCGGAGCTGGGCCTGCCGGCCGAGCCGCGGATGCGCGTCAGCGTGTTCCTGTCCGTGTTCGACGTGCACGTCCAGCGCGCGCCCGCCAGCGGTGTGGTGGAGAAGGTCGCGTACCGGCCGGGCAAGTTCCTGTCCGCCGACCTCGACAAGGCCAGCGACGACAACGAGCGCAACTCGCTGCTGCTGCGCACCGAGGACGGCCACGAGATCGTCGTGGTCCAGATCGCCGGCCTGGTCGCCCGCCGCATCCTGTGCGAGGTCGGCGACGGCGAGAAGGTCCGCGCCGGTGACACCTACGGCCTGATCCGGTTCGGTTCGCGCGTGGACACCTACCTGCCACCGGGCAGCAAGGTGCTGGTGAGCAAGGGGCAGCGCACGATCGGCGGCGAGACGCCCATCGCCGAACTCCCGGTCTAG
- the pssA gene encoding CDP-diacylglycerol--serine O-phosphatidyltransferase: protein MTVRTNPGVRLLPNAITVLALCAGLSAVQFALTGNYAMAIASIGIAAVLDSLDGRIARLLDATSKMGAELDSLADGISFGVAPALVLYVWHSDGERIGWLAALVFAVCMILRLARFNTLLDDTEQPPYAAEFFVGVPAPAGGLLVLLPLTLTLQFGEGWWSAQVVVWVWTVAIAALAISRIPTLSLKTVKVSPKAVGPLLVAVGVLAATIILYPLIALAVAMLLYLVHLPYAVRRFRWLARHPEAWDVPPRERRAIRRARGARRLGLRRPLRRRVAGAARRAVRLPRNGDGGGHGPSGRRDRKRSWRSLGIRQRGNRPD from the coding sequence GTGACCGTCCGGACCAATCCGGGTGTTCGGCTGCTGCCGAACGCGATCACCGTGCTGGCGCTGTGCGCCGGGCTGTCCGCCGTGCAGTTCGCGCTCACCGGCAACTACGCGATGGCGATCGCCTCGATCGGCATCGCCGCGGTGCTCGACAGCCTCGACGGCCGCATCGCCCGCCTGCTCGACGCCACCTCGAAGATGGGCGCCGAGCTGGACTCGCTGGCCGACGGCATCTCCTTCGGCGTGGCCCCGGCGCTGGTGCTCTACGTGTGGCACTCGGACGGCGAGCGCATCGGCTGGCTGGCCGCGCTGGTTTTCGCGGTGTGCATGATCCTGCGCCTGGCCCGGTTCAACACGCTGCTGGACGACACCGAGCAGCCGCCGTACGCGGCCGAGTTCTTCGTCGGCGTGCCCGCGCCGGCCGGCGGGCTGCTGGTGCTGCTGCCGCTGACGCTGACCCTGCAGTTCGGTGAGGGCTGGTGGTCCGCGCAGGTGGTGGTGTGGGTGTGGACGGTGGCCATCGCCGCGCTGGCGATCAGCCGGATCCCCACGCTGTCGCTGAAGACGGTCAAGGTGTCGCCGAAGGCGGTCGGCCCGCTGCTGGTCGCGGTCGGCGTGCTGGCCGCCACGATCATCCTGTACCCGCTGATCGCGCTGGCCGTGGCGATGCTGCTGTACCTGGTGCACCTGCCGTACGCGGTGCGCCGCTTCCGCTGGCTGGCCCGGCACCCCGAAGCCTGGGACGTGCCGCCGCGCGAGCGCCGGGCGATCCGCCGGGCGCGTGGCGCGCGGCGGCTGGGCCTGCGGCGCCCGCTGCGGCGGCGGGTGGCCGGTGCCGCCCGGCGCGCGGTGCGGCTGCCGCGCAACGGGGACGGCGGCGGGCACGGCCCGAGCGGGCGGCGCGACCGCAAGCGCAGCTGGCGCAGCCTCGGCATCCGGCAGCGCGGCAACCGTCCCGACTGA
- a CDS encoding AAA family ATPase produces the protein MSAPQITLTVRHSPSATDTRRGIVRLHPEVLDALGLHAWDAVHLTGARVSAALAAPSDGDGPPGVVLIDDVTMSNLGVTEGAEVVVAPAEVSAARSVTVAGSRLASVSLTPATVRLALIGKVLTVGDAVSLLPQDLAPPPGADVGAVRSKLSNAIGGTWTSELLTVTAAEPSGPVAVGPSTVVAWRDGARTGDAVPVPEGSPRPGTAVTVTAAAPKSTVDDFIEAEVVEETEDEPVVPVADLAGAASCARRLSEWFELAFHRPELLAKLGTSARLGVLVSGPEGVGKTTLVRSVGQAEEVRVVTLAAPNLAVLEPNAAASRLNEAIERTAGGTTPAVLLITDIDTLLPASSPPPVATVLLEQLRGALTRSGVALIATTAHPEGVDPRLRAGDLLDRELSLALPDAKVRTELLRILLRDVPLDADVDFGAIAERTPGFVAADLLALRREAALRAALRQRDADEPVIGGRDLLDAVASVRPISMSTSDNLATGGLTLEDVGDMTEVKQSLTETVLWPLRYPDSFARLGVAPPRGVLLYGPPGGGKTFLVRALAGTGALNVFAVKGAELMDKWVGESERAVRELFRRAAEAAPSLVFLDEIDALAPRRGQSSDSGVSDRVVASLLTELDGVEPMREVVVLGATNRPELVDPALLRPGRLERLVYVPPPDAEARAAILRATSKNTPLAADVDLDQLASTLDRYSAADCAALIREAALTAMRESLDATEVTAAHLEKARGAVRPSLDPAQLADLEAYAANRAD, from the coding sequence GTGAGTGCCCCGCAGATCACGCTGACCGTCCGCCACAGCCCGTCCGCGACCGATACCCGGCGCGGGATCGTGCGCCTGCACCCGGAGGTGCTCGACGCGCTGGGCCTGCACGCCTGGGACGCGGTGCACCTGACCGGCGCGCGGGTGAGCGCCGCGCTGGCCGCGCCGTCCGACGGCGACGGCCCACCCGGTGTGGTGCTGATCGACGACGTCACCATGTCGAACCTCGGGGTCACCGAGGGCGCGGAGGTGGTCGTCGCCCCCGCCGAGGTCTCCGCCGCCCGGTCGGTCACCGTCGCCGGTTCGCGGCTGGCCAGCGTTTCGCTGACCCCGGCCACCGTGCGGCTCGCGCTGATCGGCAAGGTGCTCACCGTCGGGGACGCGGTTTCCCTGCTCCCCCAGGACCTCGCGCCGCCGCCGGGGGCGGATGTCGGCGCGGTGCGCAGCAAGCTGTCCAACGCCATCGGCGGCACGTGGACCAGTGAGCTGCTGACCGTCACCGCCGCCGAGCCGTCCGGCCCGGTCGCGGTTGGACCGTCCACTGTGGTCGCCTGGCGCGACGGCGCGCGCACCGGCGACGCGGTGCCCGTGCCCGAAGGTTCGCCGCGGCCCGGCACCGCGGTCACCGTCACCGCCGCCGCTCCGAAGTCCACTGTGGACGACTTCATCGAGGCGGAGGTGGTGGAGGAGACCGAGGACGAGCCGGTGGTCCCGGTCGCCGACCTCGCCGGGGCGGCGAGCTGCGCGCGCCGGCTGTCCGAATGGTTCGAACTCGCCTTCCACCGTCCCGAGTTGCTGGCGAAACTGGGCACTTCGGCGCGGCTGGGCGTGCTGGTCTCCGGGCCGGAAGGCGTCGGGAAGACCACGCTGGTGCGTTCGGTCGGGCAGGCGGAGGAGGTCCGCGTGGTCACGCTGGCCGCGCCGAACCTCGCCGTGCTGGAGCCGAACGCGGCCGCGTCGCGGCTGAACGAGGCGATCGAGCGCACCGCGGGCGGCACCACCCCGGCGGTCCTGCTGATCACCGACATCGACACGCTGCTGCCCGCGTCGTCCCCGCCGCCGGTGGCGACGGTGCTGCTGGAGCAGCTGCGCGGCGCGCTGACCCGGTCGGGGGTGGCGTTGATCGCGACGACGGCACACCCCGAAGGCGTCGACCCTCGGCTGCGGGCCGGTGATCTGCTCGACCGGGAGCTGTCGCTGGCGTTGCCGGACGCGAAGGTGCGCACGGAATTGCTGCGCATCCTGCTGCGGGACGTGCCGCTCGACGCGGACGTGGACTTCGGCGCGATCGCCGAGCGCACGCCCGGTTTTGTCGCGGCGGACCTGCTGGCGCTGCGCCGCGAGGCCGCCCTGCGCGCCGCGCTGCGGCAGCGTGACGCGGACGAGCCGGTGATCGGCGGGCGGGACCTGCTCGACGCGGTCGCCAGCGTGCGGCCGATTTCGATGTCCACTTCGGACAACCTGGCCACCGGCGGGCTGACGCTGGAGGACGTCGGGGACATGACCGAAGTGAAGCAGTCGCTCACCGAGACCGTGCTGTGGCCGCTGCGGTACCCGGACTCGTTCGCGCGGCTGGGCGTGGCGCCCCCGCGTGGGGTGCTGCTGTACGGGCCGCCCGGCGGTGGCAAGACGTTCCTGGTGCGCGCGCTCGCGGGTACTGGCGCGCTGAACGTTTTCGCGGTCAAGGGCGCCGAGCTGATGGACAAGTGGGTCGGCGAGTCGGAGCGGGCGGTGCGGGAGCTGTTCCGCCGGGCCGCCGAAGCCGCGCCGTCGCTGGTGTTCCTGGACGAGATCGACGCGCTGGCGCCGCGGCGGGGGCAGTCGAGCGATTCGGGGGTGTCGGACCGGGTGGTCGCCTCGCTGCTCACCGAGCTGGACGGGGTGGAGCCGATGCGCGAGGTGGTGGTGCTCGGCGCGACGAACCGGCCGGAGCTGGTGGACCCGGCGCTGCTGCGGCCGGGCAGGCTGGAGCGCCTGGTCTACGTGCCGCCGCCGGACGCGGAGGCCCGCGCGGCGATCCTGCGGGCCACCTCGAAGAACACCCCGCTGGCCGCCGACGTGGACCTGGACCAGCTCGCGTCCACTTTGGACCGCTACTCGGCGGCGGACTGCGCCGCGCTGATCCGGGAGGCCGCGCTGACCGCCATGCGCGAGTCGCTGGACGCCACCGAGGTGACGGCCGCGCACCTGGAGAAGGCACGGGGGGCCGTCCGCCCGTCACTGGACCCGGCGCAGTTGGCCGACCTGGAAGCCTACGCCGCCAACCGCGCCGACTGA
- a CDS encoding LytR C-terminal domain-containing protein: MSWIQGRPLRLAGLVLIGLALVAAVAGGVTALSGGNGGDTAAPTSTPPPGDSGSAQNPPPPTSEVPPPSSAAPPSSAAPSSPAPPPSSPAPPPSSPAPPPGEPVPPAPGSPEEHQASAKWVTVRVYNNSTIHGLAARAGDDFRAQGWNVAETSNYSGGIIPTTTAYYRPGVADEETAARALGAAFGMRVEPRFEGIAGSSGGVIVIVTNDYRGASTKGK; encoded by the coding sequence ATGAGCTGGATCCAGGGGCGGCCGCTGCGGCTGGCGGGCTTGGTGCTGATCGGCCTGGCCTTGGTGGCCGCGGTGGCCGGTGGCGTCACCGCGCTCAGCGGGGGCAACGGCGGGGACACCGCCGCGCCCACCTCGACACCGCCGCCCGGTGACTCGGGCAGTGCGCAGAACCCGCCGCCCCCGACTTCGGAGGTGCCGCCGCCGTCCTCGGCCGCGCCGCCTTCGTCCGCCGCGCCGTCCTCGCCGGCGCCGCCGCCCTCGTCGCCGGCGCCGCCGCCCTCGTCGCCCGCGCCGCCGCCGGGTGAGCCGGTGCCGCCCGCGCCCGGTAGCCCGGAGGAGCACCAGGCGTCGGCGAAGTGGGTCACCGTGCGCGTGTACAACAACAGCACGATCCACGGCCTGGCCGCGCGCGCCGGGGACGACTTCCGGGCGCAGGGGTGGAACGTCGCGGAGACGAGCAACTACTCCGGCGGCATCATCCCGACGACCACCGCGTACTACCGCCCCGGCGTGGCCGACGAGGAAACCGCCGCGCGGGCGCTGGGCGCCGCCTTCGGGATGCGGGTGGAGCCGCGGTTCGAAGGCATCGCGGGCTCGAGCGGCGGTGTCATCGTGATAGTGACCAACGACTACCGAGGCGCCTCGACCAAGGGCAAGTAG
- a CDS encoding DUF3263 domain-containing protein — translation MDAAESMARRRRPPDAADQAGLSPREQEILAFERQWWKYAGAKEQAIRELFAMSSTRYYQVLNQLIDKHEAMQADPMLVKRLRKTRAARQRTRAARRLGIDLR, via the coding sequence ATGGACGCCGCGGAGTCGATGGCTCGCCGTCGCCGCCCGCCGGACGCCGCCGATCAGGCCGGGCTCTCGCCGCGGGAGCAGGAGATCCTTGCTTTCGAGCGGCAGTGGTGGAAGTACGCCGGGGCCAAGGAACAGGCCATCCGCGAGCTGTTTGCCATGTCGTCCACCCGGTACTACCAGGTGCTGAATCAGTTGATCGACAAACATGAGGCGATGCAGGCCGACCCGATGCTGGTCAAGCGCCTGCGCAAGACGCGTGCCGCCCGTCAGCGGACCCGCGCGGCACGACGGTTGGGGATAGATCTGCGATGA
- a CDS encoding peptide deformylase — protein sequence MTVHPIVIAGEPVLHQPTREIDTFDEQLRTLADDMFETMYAARGVGLAANQIGLDLRIFVYDCPDDEGVQHKGLVVNPKLETSEIPETMPDPDDDWEGCLSAPGESFPTGRASWAKVTGQDLEGNPIEVEGTGYFARCLQHETDHLDGYIYLDRLVGRYAREAKRMLKRNKWGVPGNSWLPDPEADPED from the coding sequence GTGACCGTCCACCCCATCGTGATCGCCGGCGAGCCCGTCCTGCACCAGCCGACGCGTGAGATCGACACCTTCGACGAGCAGCTGCGCACGCTGGCCGACGACATGTTCGAGACCATGTACGCCGCGCGCGGAGTCGGCCTCGCCGCCAACCAGATCGGCCTGGACCTGCGGATCTTCGTGTACGACTGCCCCGACGACGAGGGCGTGCAGCACAAGGGCCTGGTGGTCAACCCGAAGCTGGAGACCTCCGAGATCCCGGAGACCATGCCCGACCCGGACGACGACTGGGAGGGCTGCCTGTCGGCCCCCGGCGAGTCGTTCCCGACCGGGCGCGCGAGCTGGGCGAAGGTCACCGGGCAGGACCTCGAAGGCAACCCGATCGAGGTAGAGGGCACCGGCTACTTCGCGCGCTGCCTGCAGCACGAGACCGACCACCTCGACGGGTACATCTACCTGGACCGCCTGGTCGGCCGCTACGCGCGCGAGGCGAAGCGCATGCTCAAGCGCAACAAGTGGGGGGTGCCGGGCAACTCGTGGCTGCCCGACCCCGAAGCCGACCCGGAAGACTGA